A single region of the Duganella sp. BuS-21 genome encodes:
- a CDS encoding SpoIIE family protein phosphatase produces the protein MHLPRFRLSVAADLCVETISVLSDTGNFAVLELFTERRDLMSLPVIEGGRPIGLISRNIFMSQMSKPFYHELYGKKSCIAFMDKEPLIVDAAMSIEALTFRAVESGEKALADGFIVTRDGTLAGVGFGLQLMNVVANMQAEKNRQIMHSIDYASVIQRSLLRPSNLALSDALEDAHLEWQPRDVVGGDFYHFARYEDGWFAAIADCTGHGVPGAFMTLISSSTLAQALQQLGPRDPARLIAEVNRGVKGMLGQVEGHGSAESNDGMDAAFLWFDNAARRLHFAGAKLSLFQLDPEQQAVQTVDGERMGVGYIDSPLDYQWTNKIIDIPEGSLLFLTTDGLIDQIGGAKDIAYGKRRMRDVLLAHRTQCARHVSQAMLDDYQAWQGEQPRRDDLTFFCLRP, from the coding sequence TTGCACCTGCCCCGCTTTCGCCTCTCCGTTGCCGCCGACCTGTGCGTGGAGACGATCTCGGTGCTGTCCGACACCGGCAATTTCGCCGTGCTCGAATTGTTTACCGAGCGCCGCGACCTGATGAGCCTTCCGGTGATCGAGGGCGGCCGCCCGATAGGCCTCATCAGCCGCAACATCTTCATGTCGCAGATGTCCAAGCCCTTCTACCATGAGCTGTACGGCAAGAAGAGCTGCATCGCCTTCATGGACAAGGAACCGCTGATCGTCGATGCCGCCATGAGCATCGAAGCGCTGACCTTCCGCGCCGTCGAATCGGGCGAGAAGGCGCTGGCCGACGGCTTTATCGTGACCCGCGACGGCACCCTGGCCGGCGTCGGCTTCGGCCTGCAGTTGATGAACGTGGTGGCCAATATGCAGGCCGAGAAAAACCGCCAGATCATGCACAGCATCGACTATGCCAGCGTGATCCAGCGCTCGCTGCTGCGGCCCTCCAACCTGGCGCTGTCCGACGCGCTGGAAGACGCCCATCTCGAATGGCAGCCGCGCGACGTGGTCGGCGGCGACTTCTATCATTTCGCGCGCTACGAAGACGGCTGGTTCGCCGCCATCGCCGACTGCACCGGCCACGGCGTGCCCGGCGCGTTCATGACCCTGATTTCCTCGTCGACCCTGGCGCAAGCCTTGCAACAACTAGGTCCGCGCGATCCGGCGCGCCTGATCGCCGAAGTCAATCGCGGCGTCAAGGGCATGCTGGGCCAGGTCGAGGGCCACGGCTCGGCTGAATCGAACGACGGCATGGATGCCGCCTTCCTCTGGTTCGACAACGCCGCACGCCGCCTGCATTTCGCCGGCGCCAAGCTGTCGCTGTTCCAGCTGGACCCGGAACAGCAGGCGGTGCAAACGGTGGACGGCGAACGCATGGGCGTCGGCTATATCGACTCGCCGCTGGACTACCAGTGGACCAACAAGATCATCGACATCCCCGAGGGCAGCCTGCTGTTCCTCACCACCGATGGCTTGATCGACCAGATCGGCGGCGCCAAGGACATCGCCTACGGCAAGCGCCGCATGCGCGATGTGCTGCTGGCCCATCGCACCCAGTGCGCGCGCCACGTCTCGCAGGCCATGCTCGACGACTACCAGGCATGGCAAGGCGAACAGCCGCGGCGCGACGACCTGACCTTTTTCTGCCTGCGCCCGTAA
- a CDS encoding 2-hydroxyacid dehydrogenase → MKPEVLVVAASPSASVMAQLEQHFHCHHLWQQSPEQQADWLRGVAGAVRAVLTTGNLGISAALLAQLPAVEIVAVNGIGTDAVDLTATRARGIAVTNTPGVLTDDVADLALTMLLAAARRLPALDFYVRTGAWEAGKPVAPARALRGKVCGIFGFGRIGQAIALRAQAFGMQVRYFQPRAIEGTNLPRAASLLALAEDSDYLVLSAPASPATRHAVDAAVLAALGAQGTLVNIARGALVDEAALIDALRARTLGMAALDVFADEPRVPAALRELDNVVLTPHVGSLTVETRHAMGQLVVDNLLAYFSGRPLLTPVG, encoded by the coding sequence ATGAAACCTGAAGTCCTGGTCGTGGCGGCCAGTCCCTCCGCCAGCGTGATGGCCCAGCTGGAACAGCATTTTCATTGCCACCATTTGTGGCAGCAGTCACCGGAGCAGCAGGCCGACTGGCTGCGCGGCGTGGCCGGCGCCGTGCGCGCCGTGCTCACCACCGGCAACCTTGGCATCAGCGCGGCGCTGCTGGCGCAGCTGCCCGCCGTGGAAATTGTCGCGGTGAACGGCATCGGCACCGACGCGGTAGACCTGACGGCCACGCGCGCGCGCGGCATCGCGGTCACCAATACGCCGGGCGTGCTGACCGACGACGTCGCCGACCTGGCCCTGACCATGCTGCTGGCGGCCGCGCGCCGCCTGCCGGCGCTGGACTTCTACGTGCGCACCGGCGCCTGGGAAGCGGGCAAGCCGGTGGCGCCGGCGCGGGCGCTGCGCGGCAAGGTGTGCGGCATTTTCGGTTTTGGCCGCATCGGCCAGGCGATCGCGCTGCGGGCGCAGGCGTTCGGCATGCAAGTGCGCTACTTCCAGCCGCGCGCCATCGAGGGGACCAACCTGCCGCGCGCCGCTTCGCTGCTGGCGCTGGCGGAAGACAGCGACTATCTGGTACTGAGTGCGCCCGCCAGCCCGGCCACGCGGCATGCGGTCGACGCGGCGGTGCTGGCGGCGCTCGGCGCGCAAGGCACGCTGGTGAATATCGCGCGTGGCGCGCTGGTGGATGAAGCAGCGTTGATCGATGCCTTGCGCGCACGCACGCTGGGCATGGCAGCGCTGGACGTCTTCGCCGACGAACCGCGGGTGCCGGCCGCCTTGCGGGAACTCGACAACGTGGTGCTGACGCCGCACGTCGGCAGCCTGACGGTGGAAACGCGCCACGCCATGGGCCAGCTGGTGGTCGACAACCTGCTAGCGTACTTCAGCGGCCGGCCGCTGCTGACGCCAGTGGGGTGA
- a CDS encoding alkaline phosphatase, with amino-acid sequence MKRTLLAAALTLSFAQAAYAAGEAKNIIFFLGDGMGPSTVTAARIYKYGEAGSLTMDTLERTARIKTYSNDAQTTDSAPSMAAYMTGVKMNNEVISMSADTVATNPGKDANGNLGVNNCAATGNGIAAVSILELAKGKGKAVGAITTTELTHATPATTFSHICNRNAQYHIAAQVAPGGVGYNAALGDGVDVLMGGGRNHFTPFDAVANKTGRADGRNLLTEMAAKGYAVASTKAEMNAAAAGKKFIGLYSSKSHLEYELDRSATPPLGEGATQPSLAEMTVKAMDLLSTNTNGYFLMVEGGRIDHALHGTNAKRALADTIAFDDAIKAALDKAKLTDPTLANTLIVVTADHDHTLAFNGYAKKGNPILDINRGYKDNQPSKDADGNSYTTLVFGNGPNRPNTRVSLDSATVLADNYLQETGVRLASETHGGGDVKLFATGAGAKGFKGTLDNTKVFSLLKSAFGL; translated from the coding sequence ATGAAACGTACACTCTTAGCCGCCGCGCTGACGCTGTCCTTCGCCCAAGCCGCCTATGCGGCGGGCGAAGCCAAGAACATCATCTTCTTCCTCGGCGACGGCATGGGCCCGTCCACCGTGACGGCCGCGCGCATCTACAAATACGGCGAAGCCGGCAGCCTGACCATGGATACGCTGGAACGCACCGCCCGCATCAAGACCTATTCGAACGATGCGCAAACCACCGACAGCGCACCGTCGATGGCCGCCTACATGACCGGCGTGAAGATGAACAATGAAGTCATCTCCATGTCGGCCGACACCGTCGCCACCAATCCTGGCAAGGACGCCAACGGCAACCTGGGCGTGAACAACTGCGCCGCCACCGGCAACGGCATCGCCGCCGTGTCCATCCTGGAACTGGCCAAGGGCAAGGGCAAGGCCGTCGGCGCCATCACCACCACCGAACTGACGCACGCCACGCCGGCCACCACCTTCTCGCATATCTGCAACCGCAACGCGCAGTACCACATCGCGGCGCAAGTGGCGCCGGGCGGCGTCGGCTACAACGCGGCGCTGGGCGACGGCGTCGATGTGCTGATGGGCGGCGGACGCAATCATTTCACGCCGTTCGACGCCGTCGCCAACAAGACCGGACGCGCCGATGGCCGCAATCTGCTGACCGAAATGGCGGCCAAGGGTTACGCCGTGGCCTCGACCAAGGCCGAGATGAACGCGGCGGCCGCCGGCAAGAAGTTCATCGGCCTATATAGCAGCAAGAGTCACCTGGAATATGAACTGGACCGCAGCGCCACGCCGCCGCTGGGCGAGGGCGCCACGCAACCAAGCCTGGCCGAGATGACCGTCAAGGCCATGGACCTGCTGTCCACTAACACCAACGGCTACTTCCTGATGGTGGAGGGCGGCCGCATCGACCACGCGCTGCACGGCACCAACGCCAAGCGCGCGCTGGCCGACACCATCGCTTTCGACGACGCCATCAAGGCCGCGCTGGACAAGGCCAAGCTGACCGACCCGACCCTGGCCAATACCCTGATCGTGGTCACCGCCGACCACGATCACACGCTGGCCTTCAACGGCTACGCCAAGAAGGGCAATCCCATCCTCGACATCAATCGCGGCTACAAGGACAACCAGCCAAGCAAGGACGCCGACGGCAATAGCTACACCACGCTGGTATTCGGTAATGGCCCGAACCGCCCGAACACCCGCGTGAGCCTGGACAGCGCCACCGTCCTGGCGGATAACTATCTGCAGGAGACCGGTGTGCGCCTGGCCAGCGAAACCCACGGCGGCGGCGATGTCAAGCTGTTCGCCACCGGCGCCGGCGCCAAGGGTTTCAAAGGAACGCTTGACAACACCAAGGTGTTCAGCTTGTTGAAATCGGCCTTCGGTCTCTGA
- a CDS encoding GGDEF domain-containing protein, translated as MADADLFALESAALANARCAHEDPQADARSALAELIVHYERLMRESRRLIRRSDRAELDMNQMNRQLHELAQQLEYRATHDPLSGALNRAAVIDQASACLQQGDMALIVLDIDHFKWVNDDFGHPAGDAVIITVVACLQALLGPAVAIGRVGGEEFSVVWPTSSQEESKAVALRICDAIADQVFGAPINRQITASVGVSWNAQGTSFELAYARADEALYAAKRAGRNCVKVYAQLPLAVTPLASAAAGR; from the coding sequence ATGGCCGACGCCGACCTGTTTGCGCTGGAAAGCGCCGCGCTGGCCAACGCCAGGTGCGCGCATGAAGACCCTCAGGCCGACGCCCGCTCGGCGCTGGCCGAGCTGATCGTCCACTACGAGCGCCTGATGCGCGAGAGCCGCCGCCTGATCCGCCGCAGCGACCGCGCTGAACTGGACATGAACCAGATGAACCGCCAGCTGCACGAACTGGCGCAGCAGCTGGAGTACCGCGCCACGCACGATCCGCTGAGCGGCGCCTTGAACCGGGCGGCGGTGATCGACCAGGCCTCGGCCTGCCTGCAGCAAGGCGACATGGCGCTGATCGTGCTCGATATCGACCACTTCAAGTGGGTCAACGACGATTTCGGCCATCCGGCCGGCGATGCCGTCATCATTACCGTGGTGGCCTGTTTGCAGGCGCTGCTCGGTCCCGCCGTGGCGATCGGCCGCGTCGGCGGCGAGGAATTCTCGGTGGTCTGGCCGACCTCCTCGCAGGAAGAATCCAAGGCGGTGGCGCTGCGCATCTGCGACGCCATCGCCGACCAGGTCTTCGGCGCGCCGATCAACCGTCAGATCACGGCCAGCGTGGGCGTCAGCTGGAATGCGCAAGGCACCAGCTTCGAACTGGCCTACGCCCGCGCTGACGAAGCGCTGTACGCCGCCAAGCGCGCCGGCCGCAACTGCGTGAAAGTCTACGCCCAGCTGCCGCTGGCGGTCACCCCACTGGCGTCAGCAGCGGCCGGCCGCTGA
- a CDS encoding alkaline phosphatase, translating into MNRKSIFIAGLSAALLAACSGSDNAPAETTPPVTPPVAAAPKNVIFFLGDGMGLTTMTAARIYAVGEDGELTMDTLPETAFVKTFSNDAQVTDSAPSMAAYMTGVKMNNEVISMSQNTVAVDPINDSAGNKLGNNCGASNGTPAVTLLELAKAAGLSAGVVSTARVTHATPAATYSHICHRDLENDIAAAAVPGGAGYNSALGATGLDVLMGGGSQFFKPVKDGGKRADGRDLIAELKAKSYAYASNSTEFNAIDGTKTDKLLGLFTSSHMSYDLDRDPAKEPSLADMTTKAMDVLAKNSKGYFLMVEGGRIDHALHETTAKKALQDTVAFDNAIKAAIAKAKLTDPTLANTLIVVTADHDHTLVLNGYAKRTGKTTTANAGVLGVVKNYVTGAVDKDLDGAPYSIIGFGNGENRVQASRASQASLDDTVTGGNTYHQEAVVRVGVGGETHGGTDVFLGAVGKGADTFTGTIDNTKVFNLVKSAAGL; encoded by the coding sequence ATGAACCGCAAGTCTATTTTCATCGCTGGATTGAGCGCGGCCTTGCTGGCCGCTTGCAGCGGCAGCGACAATGCTCCCGCCGAGACCACGCCGCCAGTCACGCCGCCGGTCGCCGCCGCGCCGAAGAACGTCATCTTCTTCCTCGGCGACGGCATGGGCCTGACCACCATGACCGCCGCGCGCATCTACGCCGTCGGCGAAGACGGTGAGCTGACCATGGACACGCTGCCTGAAACGGCCTTCGTCAAGACCTTCTCCAACGACGCCCAGGTCACCGACAGCGCGCCGTCGATGGCCGCCTACATGACCGGCGTGAAGATGAATAACGAAGTCATCTCGATGTCGCAGAACACCGTGGCCGTCGATCCGATCAACGATTCCGCCGGTAATAAGCTGGGCAACAACTGCGGCGCCAGCAACGGCACCCCGGCCGTGACGCTGCTGGAACTGGCCAAGGCCGCCGGCCTGTCGGCCGGCGTGGTGAGCACCGCGCGCGTCACCCATGCCACGCCCGCCGCCACCTATTCGCACATCTGCCACCGCGACCTGGAAAACGACATCGCCGCAGCAGCGGTGCCGGGCGGCGCCGGCTACAACAGCGCGCTGGGCGCCACCGGCCTTGATGTGCTGATGGGCGGCGGCAGCCAGTTCTTCAAACCGGTCAAGGACGGCGGCAAGCGCGCCGACGGCCGCGACCTGATCGCCGAGCTGAAAGCCAAGAGCTACGCCTACGCCAGCAACAGCACCGAGTTCAATGCCATCGACGGCACCAAGACCGACAAGCTGCTTGGCCTGTTCACCTCCAGCCACATGAGCTATGACCTGGACCGCGACCCGGCCAAGGAACCCAGCCTGGCCGACATGACCACCAAGGCCATGGACGTCCTGGCCAAGAACAGCAAGGGCTACTTCCTGATGGTGGAAGGCGGCCGCATCGACCACGCGCTGCACGAGACCACCGCCAAAAAAGCGCTGCAGGACACCGTCGCTTTCGACAACGCCATCAAGGCCGCCATCGCCAAGGCCAAGCTCACCGACCCGACCCTGGCCAACACCCTGATCGTGGTCACCGCCGACCATGACCACACGCTGGTGCTGAACGGCTACGCCAAGCGCACCGGCAAGACCACCACCGCCAACGCCGGCGTGCTGGGCGTGGTGAAGAACTACGTCACCGGCGCGGTGGACAAGGATCTGGACGGCGCACCGTACTCGATCATCGGCTTCGGCAACGGCGAGAACCGCGTGCAGGCCAGCCGCGCCAGCCAGGCCTCGCTGGACGACACCGTCACCGGCGGTAATACCTATCACCAGGAAGCGGTGGTGCGGGTTGGCGTGGGCGGCGAAACCCACGGCGGCACCGACGTCTTCCTCGGCGCCGTCGGCAAGGGCGCCGACACCTTCACCGGCACCATCGACAACACCAAGGTGTTCAACCTGGTGAAAAGCGCCGCAGGCCTGTAA
- a CDS encoding methyl-accepting chemotaxis protein: protein MKLPQLNTGMRVMASFAVLLVAMACMSGVSLWRLQAANDMASSLVNEKLARQQLTSELLGVTELNALRAMSIGRSDSLEVSDIFQAQLSAGEKTAAALERQLAAMPVDAGEAALLPAVTQNKTAFLAMRADLFKFKDSGRIQEVSDLLDNRWPGVYKAYAGALEKLLAYQAQQAKALAAYSASQFEGSRALLVGLGMATLALGAALALLLTRSIVRPLTQAVELAEQVAGGELHVAIEHGRSDEIGQLFDALSHMTGRLADTVGRVRDGAVAIDSASREIATGNMDLSRRTEHQAGALEETASAMDELTAAVKQNSGHARQANQLAMSASEVAGKGGAVVTEVVQTMASINDYARKIVDITSVIDGIAFQTNILALNAAVEAARAGEQGRGFAVVAGEVRNLAQCSAAAAKEIKKLINDSAARVASGSALAETAGATMGDIVASVQKVTAIIGAISAASAEQEHGIEQVNAAISEMDDVTQQNAALVEEAAAAAAAMQAQARELSQLVGAFKTDARSAIVQHLPQRPSLPALQAPMLRQAA, encoded by the coding sequence ATGAAACTACCTCAATTGAATACCGGTATGCGGGTGATGGCGTCGTTCGCGGTGCTGCTGGTGGCGATGGCCTGCATGTCGGGCGTCTCGCTGTGGCGGCTGCAAGCGGCCAACGACATGGCCTCCAGCCTGGTGAATGAAAAACTGGCACGTCAGCAGCTGACCTCCGAGCTGCTGGGCGTGACCGAACTGAACGCCTTGCGGGCGATGTCGATCGGCCGCAGCGACAGCCTGGAGGTGTCCGATATTTTCCAGGCCCAGCTGAGCGCCGGCGAGAAAACGGCGGCCGCGCTGGAACGCCAGTTGGCGGCGATGCCGGTCGACGCCGGCGAGGCCGCATTGCTGCCGGCCGTGACGCAAAACAAGACCGCCTTCCTGGCCATGCGCGCCGACCTGTTCAAGTTCAAGGACAGCGGCCGGATCCAGGAAGTGAGCGACCTGCTCGACAATAGATGGCCAGGCGTCTACAAAGCCTATGCCGGCGCGCTGGAAAAGCTGCTGGCGTACCAGGCGCAGCAAGCCAAGGCGTTGGCCGCGTATTCAGCCAGCCAGTTCGAGGGCAGCCGCGCGCTGCTGGTCGGCCTGGGCATGGCGACGCTGGCGTTGGGCGCGGCGCTGGCGCTGCTGCTCACGCGCAGCATCGTGCGCCCTTTGACGCAGGCGGTGGAACTGGCCGAGCAGGTGGCCGGCGGCGAGCTGCACGTCGCCATCGAGCATGGCCGCAGCGATGAAATCGGCCAGCTGTTCGACGCGCTGTCGCACATGACCGGTCGCCTGGCCGACACCGTGGGCCGTGTGCGCGATGGCGCGGTGGCCATCGATTCGGCCTCGCGCGAAATTGCGACCGGTAATATGGACCTGTCGCGCCGCACCGAGCACCAGGCCGGCGCGCTGGAAGAAACGGCGTCGGCGATGGATGAACTGACGGCGGCGGTGAAGCAAAACAGCGGCCACGCGCGCCAGGCCAACCAGCTGGCGATGTCGGCATCCGAGGTGGCGGGCAAGGGCGGGGCGGTGGTGACGGAAGTGGTGCAGACCATGGCCAGCATCAACGACTACGCGCGCAAGATCGTCGACATCACCAGTGTGATCGACGGTATCGCCTTCCAGACCAATATCCTGGCGCTGAACGCGGCGGTAGAAGCGGCGCGCGCCGGCGAGCAGGGGCGCGGCTTCGCGGTGGTGGCGGGCGAGGTGCGCAACCTGGCGCAATGCTCGGCGGCAGCGGCCAAGGAGATCAAGAAGCTGATCAACGACTCGGCCGCACGTGTGGCCAGCGGCAGCGCGTTGGCGGAGACGGCCGGCGCCACGATGGGCGACATCGTCGCCAGCGTGCAGAAGGTCACCGCCATCATCGGCGCCATCAGCGCTGCCAGCGCGGAGCAGGAGCACGGCATCGAGCAGGTCAACGCGGCCATCAGCGAGATGGACGACGTCACCCAGCAGAACGCCGCGCTGGTGGAGGAAGCAGCAGCGGCGGCGGCGGCGATGCAGGCGCAGGCACGCGAGCTGTCGCAACTGGTCGGCGCCTTCAAGACCGACGCGCGCAGCGCCATCGTTCAACACCTGCCGCAGCGGCCGTCCTTGCCGGCGCTGCAAGCGCCAATGCTGCGCCAGGCGGCATAA
- a CDS encoding SiaB family protein kinase has protein sequence MLYKEFSDFYEVARKRHIIFFYVGYFSQHVVAAISETIKARLDTAGAAGPTRRRIFSSFVEMSQNIMHYSSDTLTPHAHSENQMRRGSFCIGMKGDSFFLLCANPVDSANVERIRSRLEPLHTMSMEEIKSAYKKALREETPADSKGAGLGFLTMARDASEPLEFEFVADEFEPETTVFCIKAII, from the coding sequence TTGTTGTACAAAGAATTCAGCGATTTTTACGAAGTGGCCCGCAAGCGCCACATCATCTTTTTCTACGTGGGCTATTTCTCGCAGCATGTGGTGGCGGCCATTTCGGAAACCATCAAGGCCCGCCTGGACACCGCCGGCGCGGCCGGGCCGACGCGGCGCCGCATCTTCTCGTCGTTCGTCGAAATGTCGCAGAACATCATGCACTACTCGTCCGACACCCTGACGCCGCATGCGCACAGCGAAAATCAGATGCGGCGCGGCTCCTTCTGCATCGGCATGAAGGGCGACAGCTTCTTCCTGTTGTGCGCCAATCCGGTCGACAGCGCCAACGTGGAGCGCATCCGCAGCCGCCTGGAGCCGCTGCACACCATGTCGATGGAAGAGATCAAGTCCGCCTACAAGAAGGCCCTGCGCGAGGAAACGCCGGCCGACAGCAAGGGCGCGGGCCTAGGCTTCCTGACCATGGCGCGCGACGCCAGCGAGCCGCTGGAGTTCGAATTTGTCGCCGACGAATTCGAACCTGAGACCACCGTCTTCTGCATCAAAGCGATTATCTGA
- a CDS encoding DUF1987 domain-containing protein has product MEPLFIAASPTSPEIDFRFDQQTLSIKGESYPENAAAFYGPVIARVQTWLDGCTDAEITVNVSLAYFNSSSTKMLFTFFEALNNAAVAGNQVRLNWYHDEDDDTILEFGQELQDDFGALDFHDHAVSN; this is encoded by the coding sequence ATGGAACCACTGTTTATCGCCGCCTCGCCCACCTCGCCGGAAATCGACTTCCGCTTCGACCAGCAGACACTGTCGATCAAGGGCGAATCCTATCCCGAGAACGCCGCCGCCTTCTACGGCCCGGTGATCGCGCGGGTGCAGACCTGGCTCGATGGCTGCACCGATGCGGAGATTACCGTCAACGTCTCGCTGGCCTACTTCAACAGCTCCAGCACCAAGATGCTGTTCACCTTCTTCGAGGCGCTGAACAACGCCGCCGTGGCAGGCAATCAGGTGCGCCTGAACTGGTATCACGACGAGGACGACGACACCATCCTCGAATTCGGCCAGGAGCTACAGGACGATTTCGGCGCCCTCGACTTCCACGACCACGCAGTGAGCAACTGA